AACTGTGTTTGGTTTGGGACTCCTGCTACAGTCAAAGCTATTGGGGCTGTTACTGGTAACGTATTTGTACCTGCAACTTGAGTGAGAACAAGTCCTGGCTGACCAACTATTTGGCATGTCTGTAAAATGGAAGGTAAACCATTGCTAGCGGCCGAAATGTGCGCTGGAATAACGGTAATGGTCTGTGGCACAGTATGCACTGTGCCATTAAATTGTTTCCTCCTTGcttcctccacctcctctggcgTCCAACTCACTCCGTGTTTCAGACGCTGAGCAGAAAACCATATTTTAATCTGCTCTTCCGTGTACTTCGCTTGAGAGGAAAGAACAGTGATTTCTGACATGGTTGGATACGGGAATTTGTTGTAGGTGTTAAGCAAAAGAGGATTGTTATCCAAAGCAGTGTTATAGGCTGGAATGCTATTTACAGGTATTAGGACTTTTGGAATCAGGTTTGAGTTCTGTGGAGCTGTAACAGCTGTTATaacctgtgccaccccaggctGAAGCACTGGTGCCGGGGTCACTACTGCCCCAGCCACATCTGCTGCACTGCACACAACTGAATGGCTTGGTTTGGATTCAGAAACTGCCGGTGGGGGGTTTTCTACTACTTCTTCAGAGTTTGGCTCATTTTCAGTTCCCTTTTCTTCACCAGGAATGTCATCAACTACATTGTGGAAAACAGCAATACGTTTAGCCTCGGGTTtgtttttcatcattttcatgATAGGAGTTTTGCTAATGGAGATCCCTGATGAGGGGACCTCAGAAGAGTCAGCCTGTCcagcattttcttctctaaCAAAACTCCCATCAAAAGTGAGATCATTTACTGTCTGTTCAAAGATTGTCTGGTTATTACGTTTCACCATAGTCAATTTAaaattctcctctccagggtGGTGCTTCAAATTATGTTCTGAGAGGGCATCATATCTTTTGGTAAGGAAATTACATTCTAAACAAACGTAGGATGAATTTAATACTACGTTGGGGTGTTCTGAATCCACATGAAAGGTAAACATATTGAGATCTGGAGTCTGAAAAGTACAGTATTTACACTCATAACCACCTTCTActttatttgtgtttttcttaTTGTCTGAATCCACATACTCATGAACATCCTCATCACTTGTCACACCCTCTGCTGCAGGGTTATCTGCTGGTGTGAGCACAGGTGGTCCTTCCTCCAAGTCTGACACCATTTCTAGATCTGGATCCTGCTCATTGGCTAAGACCATGCAGGGTGTTGTTGATTTTCGTTTACTTGCCATGACTGTAATTGTGAAAATGGTAACGACTGGTCAGATATAGACTTAGCTTCAAGCTCTTCTTGattaataatagtaataataaaataataataataatggctTTCGGTACTTCAAGTCAGTTCTTGTAAAGTCTCAACATTTATCCCATTAGCAGCTTTTCTTTCGTAGTGCAATCAGATTAAAAATAGTTGAGGATGAGATGTTGAGACACACTGTTTTAAAGTCCACATCCACCACCTGTAGTAAAGAAGAGACAGTGGaattagtttaatttaaataataatttctattttgctACATATTACAGTTTAATTCAGTCCTTTGGGGTTCAGTGTGCCACTGCTCATCCCCTGAAACCAGCAGACCCATTCCAAGAAGAGATAATTGAAGCTATGATAAGAAAGGCAAAATCCAATCCACTTATTACAGGCTGAAATTTGTTTCAGTTCATGAAACAACAGAATGGTGTAAAACAGGTAACTTCCTGACTGTTTCCCTTGCTTCAGAAGCCTTTTTTTGGCACAGTGCTGAGGTCAGTCTTGCCCTTGGACTGCTTTGCCTAAACTATGACAGTGTCTCTTGACTGTTCTGTGAGCTCAAGTCCTTCCTATTACTAACTTGAGCCCAGCATGAAATCTCCACTACTGGCTCTGTCATGTCTTTCATGTCACAGGCTGTGAAGTGTCCCAGAAAAGGCAGGTGTACAGTATTTTTCTATTGCATTATACATGCAAGCACAATCATGTGCAAGACCTTTCTTCCATGTCTGAAAACCGGCAAAACAATGTCTTTTTAAGGCACTCTGACAGACAAAAGACAACTATCCTTTCTTCCTAGTTTCCCAAATGTCATTCTCCAATTGAAGACCAATCCCAAACCAATAAAAGTTGATTGCTAGCACTTGGCAATTAACTAAAATCTGCTTTCACGCCTCTATGCATTAACAGAGACATGACTGATTGTGTAAACTgtaacagagagagaaaaagcattAAAGACTGATATCCCAAGAAGAAGCCTTAGcttcacattttttctttaggcaaaagaaaaaagtgttcaTCCCAGTTCACCCAATGCTGCTTTGTAGACTCTGTTTTTGAAACTGTGTCACCTTACTGCTTCATAAATATCCTCCTTGAATGTTCTAAACAGCCACCCTCTGCACTACATCTGTGACTACATCCAAAGTGCAGAGCCACACATGATACGCTTTTTATGCCAAGGATATGGTTACATGGCATTAAGGACACTGAAAATGCTCAATTAATCTTGGGTAATCATCATTCCAGGATGACAATTATTTAATGGTACTGGAGTAGAAAGATATCCTTCTTCCACAAGTTAATAGTGGCAGTCTGTAAAACTGAGCACAGAAGTGcaaaagagatttattttcatgtatGTACAAAGTACCTATTGCAGGCCACCTCATTTCTCTTTGCAGCGAGAGAACCATGAAGCAAAGCTAAACAGATCCATTTGTCTCAGTGTCTCGAGGGACAAGAGGTAGAGCATTATTAACTGTGCTGCTTctcagtggggctggagggCTCTTGACAAAAGGGAAGACAACTGCCAAGACAATGTTGAGCAATgctctgggggaagagctgggtGGTATTACCTAATGTTTCTGCGATTTTGAGTAAAATTTCAGAAATGcctattttaaaaagcaacttAACAGCTAGTTTTGCTGGCTGAAATTGTGTTTGGAGAAGTGATTGTGGTACTCGGCAGTACCtcatccccagcacagcacataGGATCTATACACAGGGCAGTCTGAGTGAGCTTAAAGGGTGCTTGCCAAGGGTCCCATTTTGGGATGGCCTGGAGTGCAAGTGAAAGCAACATTTGATCTGACATGCAACATTGAAGCatgctgaaggaaaagctggagataaggaataaaatggaaaacCTGTTCAACAAATCAATAAATGGTTCTTCTCCAGTCTCCTCGTGTACCCAACAGTGTTCAGTGCCTGTAAGCCAACAGTTCTATGTGCAATTGCAGCACCTGCAGGCTTTTAGCTAAATCTCTATcacatctctgctgtgcttcagTTTTGCTTATGGTGCATAAGGAGATTCTTGTGTCCCTCCTCTGTTTACCAAGATAGCAACACTTTTCTTTGAGACGCAAACAGGtctcagaaaaagaaagctgcaTCTCTGTTCTTCTGACTACACtgtctaattttatttttctttaaggatGTTGTGATGTCAAAATCCTATTTAATTCATGGATATGAAGAGCTGTAACAGCATTCAGTAAAATCTCAAGAGAGTGAGATGCCTGCAACCCTTCCCAGCCTTCTTTCCTCTACAGATTTTACAGAAACCTCCATTCCCTCCTCCCTGGAGCTAATGTGATTATTCCACCTGTAGCAACCCTGCTTGACATGTTCTCTCAATTTAACAGGCGATTATTAAAACTCACATTTGAGCAGCTTATCCAACCAATTATGCATCATCCTTGGACTCTTCATTTCCTCTAAAATACCTCTCCTGTTCTGCTTACAGGAATGTGTGGGACCTTGCCACATAGCTTGACTTCAGTAAGGTCTGCAACATTCTGCGCCATGACTCCAACAAAATGAAGTTACAGTTTGGTTTTGCCAAATCCACCCTTCTAGGGACCCTGTTACAATTCTTGAGGTTCTTACAGATTGTTTTTTAGTAAATTCTTCCTGTATTGAGCTGGGAATGAAGATCCCTCTAACTGACCTGAGACTCACTACGTGTTCTCCTCTGCTCAAGCATTTCCCTTGGTTAAGACTGTGCAGTCTTGTGCCCAGTCTTGTGCTTGCCTGTCTCTAGGCCACTGAGACCTCCCTCATGTTCCATGAATTCCTGAAGGTCATCACTTCAGTGAAAGGTTCTGCTTGTCCCTTACTTACCCTAAAGTCAAATATGTGACAAAATATTGTGaaagattttctctttttgtcccTCCTTGTGAATATTGACATTGTATTGTGTAATTTAGTTTGCAATTAAATAAtccaggtttttattttatgtcaaaagcagcattttttattAAAGGAATCTGAAGAAAAACTTTATTTACACTGCATCCCCTTCTGTAATTTCACCTCAGATTTTCACAGAATTGACATTCCTAGCAAATCAGCCCACAAAACAGATGTTTTTCTAGGAACATAAACCAGCAAGTGCAGGCATACTTTTTGAAAGTCCAGAATCTGATATTTTATCTTTCAGCAGGCAATTTCTCAGGCCACTGTTCTTCAGAAACATAACAGTTAGCAATGccaattaattaataattatattaAGACAGATCAATTCCAGAGTGGAATTTAACATTTAAAGTTGTCTTGATAGCAGATTTGTATGAACacttatataaatattttctaaatggAGGCAGAAACCTTCAGCCCATTTGATTACAGTTTGATAAGGAAAAGACATAGAGTCAATAACAGAAAACACATGAAAGAACctgcttccagaaaaaaatttttactcacttcctccttccctcccccaaaCAGGAGTACCTGAtgcagcaagaaaaataaatgagtttACATAAAACGTTCACTGTGTGTTCAGGGTGTATGCCTTCTGAAAAGGCATTGCTCCCTGTCTGCTGTATGACACTTCTATCCAGTGTGCAGGAAAAGCAtgccaaaaaaaatccagcccCATGTAATGTGATTTTAAGGAGATGCAGAGAGTGGCTCAGGAGAACACGAAGCAATAGAACCTGCTTCTAACTTTTAAATCCACCTAGATTACAAATTGCCTACCACTTCACACACCTATGACAATATGCAGTTGTTGATCCTTTGTTTAGCCTCCTTCCACTACCCTTTATTCAGAGTAGATCTATGTCAGAAACTattctgcagagctctgtgtagGCTAATACACTCTGATCAtctgtgctgcctctcagtGAGAGGGGTGAAAAAGACTTTGTTTCAGTGCCATTTTCTTCACTGTTTCCTTATCTGCAAAGTTCAGAGAGCCTTACTGCTTATAACTCCAAAATAAAGCCACATCTCTGTTAATCCTGCAATATTACATTTGATTCCTCTTTTAAAATAAGGTCTGGTACTAATCCAACATGGGAGTGAAACTCATCAAACTGATTTCAGCAGAAGTCCCCACGTATTACAAAGATAAGGCCCACTTAGGGTCCTTGCTGCATTAGACTGGTAATGAGGGAGGCAAGTACCAAAAGCTACTGTAGTGCCCACgcagagctccaggctgtgccaaAGCCAGACCCGTGATGGAGCACTGGAAAGCTgacacaaagcccagcagaggctgaaggGAGCCTGCCACAGGACATGTGACTGGGCTTTCCCAGTTACTTCCTCTCAGTGCTGGTTTGAATGGGTAACAAACAGCTCCATCAAAGTAAATGTCAGAATTCCATGTCAGAATTCCATGCCAGAAGCGACCGCTCCATGACCGACATGATCTTTCTCTGTTGCAGTACATTCACCAGGTAcctctgcagagagcacaggaaCTTGTGCCCCTACTTTTGACAGAGAAAGCCATAACCAAGTTCTGTATCTGATCATATAAAGCTAATGACCAACATCTCAAAGACCAAGGGTACACTGACCAAGAGCATGAATGGTGCATGTCTCTGCTCCTCAGTCACACAGGCAGGTATTTTCTGTGTGACACAGACACCTTGGCAGACCTTTATTTTATTGACTGAAGTGCTCAATTCAAACTGTGAGCACTCAGCACTTCTAATGTCAGACATCTCTGCACAACTGTTTTTGCAAGTGAGTATCAGACTTGTGTAAATGCTTATCATACCCAATAAAATGGCAGCAGAgtcagggaattttttttctttgcatagtTACagctctattttattttaattgctgtgCTGTTACATACAAAACAGAAAtgatgaagaaataaattactgACATGAAGACAAATTTTAATGTGTTCTGCACGGAATAAACATTTAATTCAACCCTCCAAATGTTTCATGttggctttaaaaaaagtaaacagtgagaaattattactttaaaaaactgTTTATCAAAAAAGTTTCTCcttaaaacaccaaaacaaaaggTTTTATTATCATGGGatttccttctttaaaatgaaacaatctGGCACACATACAACTTCACAAAATGCTCCTTTCAACTtcattctgccttttttttttcttccagatgaAAAATTTCTAGAGCCATTCCTTTTCCCAGGCCCTAGTCCAGTGCTGCAAGTACAAGCCCTTCCTTCGACTTCCTGGAGTTCATGTCCCCTGacagccctcagctcctccagagacccaagctgcagccctgcagatggTCTCCTCACTAGACAGCCCAGCTCATCCCCGAGTCATCGCTGGTGCTGAGCAGGAATCCCCGCGATTTTGAGGTGAtttcacagcccagcacagattGTCTCgctctcctctccccctctccaCCGATACTGATGAACTGCACGAGCCCTCATCACACTGGAAACCAGATTTCACATTGGctgctttctgctttcattAATATTTGGCTTTCTGCTTTCATTAATATTGCTGTTGAGAAGTACCACTCAACATGGTACTTTTCAACAGCAAATAAGAGTATTAGTAGCACTCTACCCTTAAAAAGTAGGAGTGGGTCTCAGGGCTTACAGCTCCCAATGCTTTTGTACCTTCTGCTAGGCCAGTAGCACCTGCAGAagcccaaggagcagcagcaggttaAGGACTACCCTGATGCATGACAATACAAGAATCTAGATAGACAACAGAAGGAGGACCCATTAAATATAGATGGTTTAAAGCAGTCTGCAGATGTGCACGACAGGAATAAAAGCATGATCACGAGCAGGTGATAAAACATCCTGCAAATTCTACCTTGGATACAAAAAGGTATTGATACATTCTGACTCATaattctgcctttctttttttctaacagTGGAATGCATTTCTCAGACCTCAAGGCCAGATCCCTGCCAAATTTCAAGTTCCTATGTCAAATCcctgaggcacagagctgctcagaaaaagaaagataataTGGCTTTTACATGGAGATTGCCTTTCTTCCACTCCCTGCTTCCCTTCTCACTCTGTTAATTTTACTCTAGAACCAGCTTGTGTTCCCCCTAAACTCAATGAACAGGGAATAAAAGCAGCCTCAAGAGAGAAACAATGTGAAAATTTCTCATTCCATCTATTTTAAGAAACTGAAAACAGGGACTTGGACTGAACTGACCAGGTGACACTAATGCCCACTCCTACATGCTCCACACATGCATACACCAGAACACAGACCTGTAATTAAATAACTTGTAAAGGATCCCAAAATACTTCAAATAAATGTATAAACACAGTGTTTGTATAAACCAGTGTTttatgaatggggaaaaaacaaggacTTGGGAGTGTCaattgaaaagcaaaaaagatcAGTTCTACTGCATGAACCCACGTAATCCCATGTCAAGGTGAAGACTGCAAGGCACATTTTCAAGGTTTCAATTGCTCTTATGAATATTCTCTACCACTTGGTCCATTATGAGCTTTTGCTCAAATGTGCTTGCTCAGAACCTTTCCTGTGTGCCTTGGATCCACCTGCTTGCTTCTTACCCCATGTGCTCCTTAAAGCCTCCCCCAGCCTTGCAGGTCTGCTTCCACTTTGTGAGAAGGCCAAGGAGTGCAGAGTGCATGAAAAGTCCTTTATGTTCAATGGCATGTGATTTGCATCTCCACTTTGGAAGCAAAAATTTTTACTTCAGATCTGGTATTTTATAAGGTTCTCTTTAAAGTGCTCCAGAATGTTTCCAGTATAATATAACAGCTTTACAATTGTAAACTGAATCAGTAAGAACAGACACAACAAAGAATTGACCTAGTCCCTAGTCCCAGACTCCTCCATAgtggaaaaatacagaagaattttATGTTCATGCTTGCAAGTACAGCTGATCTTATAGAAGTTCTCCAGGATGCTATCCTCTGACCTGATCCAAGCAATGCTGGTCCTGGAACAGCACATTCACAAGTCAAAATACAACATGTTCCTGTCTCTGTATTCAGAGTACTTGGTCTAAGTGCAGGTATTCTCAGTGCAGCACTAAATTACTGCCAGGACCAGGATGAGACTATCAGGCTCACTCAGGCTTGTCTTTCCTTGCAACACCAACGATAGTCTCTGACTGCTGCAGATCATTTTAGAGGCATAGTGATGGTGGAGCAACAGCACTTCAGCACTGGTGAGGAACTGTAACCAGTTGTCTGGTGAGTTTGTAATAATCTGCTTGGGATTTTATCCTTTCAAGTTTTAAAACTTGGCAAGACCCTGAACAACCCTACCTACCATCACAGATAACTTATTTTGAGCAGGATGCTTAACTAGACGATGTTCAAAAGTATCTTCTACTCTAACGTTTCTCCTCAGAATTTTGAGGTGTTCAATCatataacaaagaaaaaaaaaggatagtCCAAGCTGCCTGCATAAACACTCTCTGCAGGTCTCAATTATCTAGTAAAATACCACTGTGTACCAAGTTAACCTTTgtgaaaagcaaagcatttctaTTTGCAACAGTGACGTGACTCCACGCCCCTGCTGAGTACTGTACCGTACTCCTTAGATACTCCTGCTGATTTCAATGGGAGATAATGTCTTATTCTATGTGTGACAAGACCAATTCCCTCACCCCCACCCCATGCCCCCATCATTCATCCAGAGAGTGGATAAACATTGTTTACTGCCTATCAGTCCAGTGACAAAAAAGGTAAAAGACAGGGGCCTGCAGAGGCTTCCAAGTACAACATGTGGATTGGAAAGATGAATCTCAAGTACAGTCACTGCAGAAGTCGGAGAGGTGACTCTGTACTCAGGTTACCATGGGTTAATGAAGAGTCAGCAGATCAGAACAAGCATCTCGGCCGTGGCACAGGAACAGGAGGTTTGCAGTTACAGCATttcacaggcactgctggacCTGGCGCCCTGCAGTCCCACgctgctcccagctcacctgAACAAAGGCCTTCAATGCAGCAGCAAAAATCAACAAGTCTTTCACCAGGCTGGCTCCCTATTCCACTGTTTCCCAGGCTGATTTCTTAAACTTTGACTGTGAACCTGACCTCTGTGACTTACTGTGTGCCAGACACGTGACCCCTCTCGTCACTGCTCAGTGCCCTGGAGAGGACAATCCCCAGTTTGGGAGCCACTGGCTGAGGAAAGCTGGAGGCTGCACCttttgccctgctctgctggagctgcctgtcaTGTGAGTCACCCCGCAGGAGAAACACAAACCTCCCATGTTCAGTCCTGGCAGGGAAGTAAGAGAGAGGGTCACCGAAAACAGACTGCCCTCTTTCACTTTGTTTCTCTCAAGTATAATGGTAGAAAATTAGCACAACATGATTTAAGTGAAAAATATGGAATTAACTAAAACACTGTTCTTTAGTAGCTGTGgaactgcttttttcttttttgcattaGATTTAAACACCATAAGAAAAACAGATTagttctgctttaaaaatataggTAGTTTAAAGCTGCAGAAATATCCTAGGGTCAAAATCATACTCTCACTGATTTAAATGAGAATGAGCAGtaaaaacttttaaaggaaTACTGTATGTGTTGATAACACATGTAAGAGGTAACAGAAAAGCCTAAAAAACATTACACAGCACAAAACAGCATGacagctgggggaggggaaggaagagaagaatcAGTACTATGTTTAAAACACCTATTATTTAGAATGTAAGTTTTAAACAGAAAGATTTTGTTAATTTACAATAATGTTTCAAGAACACACTGAATTACAATAATGTTTCAAGAACATTCCCTCATAGGAGAAACACCTATCTAATTTACTGACATTAAACCAAACATAATCATTAAAAGCACCGGTTACTGCTGGAAGTTCTGTTCTAATTGCAAACAGCTAAGTTTTTACtaatggaacaaaaaaaatcagtattataACAGATAGTTTTAGTTCATATCATTACTTTTTTACTTAACAAAGGTGGAAATTCTCTGTGAAAACACTGAATTATTGGCAGTTAACAACTAACCTTATACACAGAAATTCACTTTGTAGACATTTGCACTGAGTGAAGGTAGAAGTTATTTCCTGAATGACAGAAGTTCCTGCTTCAAACTTTAAAAAGCaggacagcttttttttttctgtagaagaTCTCCAATTCAGGCTGAAGGATAAATTCTGCCAGGGTTAAAATCTTAACAGACATGGATACATCATCATAAAAACAATAAATTTACTCTAGGGAGTACTAAAAAAGTATCATAATTTGTCTGTCAAATCagcaggtttaaaaaaaaaaagtcatgtttAAATAAATGTACTCTTAGATATGCTACATATTTACAGCAGTTTAATAATACAGAGGTTATGCCATTTAGGTGCATATTAggttaaaatttaatttccaaaTCAAATGTATTTTAGACATAAATTTAGAAAAACAGGAACTAATCATTAACTGAAAAACAAGATATAAGTGAACATAATTCACTGTTTTCTAGGAAAAGAACAGaagtaaaaattaataatcTGAGTGTATGTTGAGATAAAGTAACAATCCCTGATATACTTTATCCCCTTATAAAAAAACCTTTGCAAACTACCACAATATCAAAGAATGAGAATCACTTGCCGTTTACGAAAGTTATCGAAAGCATAAATTCAAATCAAAATTAGGAGAAATTGTTTATATGATGAGGGCTCCCTACATTCAGATTCAAGCTAGGATCAAATCACCTATTCCCATTATTCTGGGTTCCATATATTAGGACTGGTTTTGAATGAATGCATTAGTTAAATGATATCTGGGCAAGACAGGGAAATACAAAGACAGGTCAGGAGAGGTAAGATGAACATGTCTGGTATCATTATTCAATCAACCAAATCAGAAGAGCCCAGGATACAACTGGGGTGTGGTACTCAAAGAGAATGTTTATAAGAGTGTCCAAGTTTAGCATAGAAAATAGGCAGGCCTGGAAACCCCATGGGAATAAGATGCATCTGTTGTTGTAAGCAGCCTCAGAAAAATGTTACTGGTTCACTAGCCTGGGgcaagctttttctttttttccctcttttccatttttgacAGCCAAGTACAATAttagcttgctttttttttgtcatcatCAAGCTGAGGCTGGGTGAGAATATTTTGTGTCTAGACTAATAAATGTTTGTAAGGATTTTGCAAGACTGGTTTATGGGAATAGAaccctctttttgtttttctgctggaaaaagcagcattaaaaacaaatgaGCACCATCatgcatttgttttaaattgcaTATTAGAGCACTGCTATTTTGTGTGCAATCAATACATAATTTGGaagaaagatgtttttaaaattcaaagctATCCCTGAGCAGCTAAGGTTCTCTTGGAAACTGAAGGAGGAGTCTGAAATTATTGTTCTTTTGTTTGCATCCCCCAGTGGGAAAGGCAGCACACAACTAGAAACCACTGTGCTTTGAGGCTGCACGAATCATTAAGAATAAAGATCAATCCCCCCTCCATTTAAACATTAGATATTAAAACTGAATCTAGGACAAAGGTAAGCTAATCAGACTCCTTTTCAAGCTCTTCTTGGGTTAAATATAATATCAAAGGGATTACATAAATCCTGTAACTCTCtctacagaaattttaaaaagatactTGTATTTTGCAAAACACAGCCTATCTAGACCCCAATTACAAGCATCAACTTAATCAGTGGAAATCACTGGGATATGCATGGACCAAAacctacattttctttttaatatttgttttggagGGCGGGGTATCTCAAGATGAAATGGCTGACTGAGCTTTTCATTTCACTGCTTTGGATGGAAATGACTGAATCTTTCCACACAAAGTAGTGCTGaagaagctgctctgctgcaaagCAATCTTCAGTCCTAACCCTCCAGTGAGCTCTCACCCTCAGCCTCTCTCTCTCgccagctctctgcagcaaCAGGGCTTTAACGGTGCCTGGTGAAGATGAGGGCTCCTGTTCAGTAATTCACAGATAATA
This Haemorhous mexicanus isolate bHaeMex1 chromosome 1, bHaeMex1.pri, whole genome shotgun sequence DNA region includes the following protein-coding sequences:
- the ZHX1 gene encoding zinc fingers and homeoboxes protein 1 isoform X3, which gives rise to MASKRKSTTPCMVLANEQDPDLEMVSDLEEGPPVLTPADNPAAEGVTSDEDVHEYVDSDNKKNTNKVEGGYECKYCTFQTPDLNMFTFHVDSEHPNVVLNSSYVCLECNFLTKRYDALSEHNLKHHPGEENFKLTMVKRNNQTIFEQTVNDLTFDGSFVREENAGQADSSEVPSSGISISKTPIMKMMKNKPEAKRIAVFHNVVDDIPGEEKGTENEPNSEEVVENPPPAVSESKPSHSVVCSAADVAGAVVTPAPVLQPGVAQVITAVTAPQNSNLIPKVLIPVNSIPAYNTALDNNPLLLNTYNKFPYPTMSEITVLSSQAKYTEEQIKIWFSAQRLKHGVSWTPEEVEEARRKQFNGTVHTVPQTITVIPAHISAASNGLPSILQTCQIVGQPGLVLTQVAGTNTLPVTAPIALTVAGVPNQTQLQKSQIHSAQPIAETKQVAAVPAPQPIKNESTLMNPDSFGIRAKKTKEQLAELKVSYLKNQFPQDSEIVRLMKITGLTKGEIKKWFSDTRYNQRNSKNNHGIHLNSDSCATIVIDSSDEMNESPTVVTPQSKPSWGTFPDFTPQKFKEKTSEQLQVLQASFLNNPVLTEEEMNRLRAQTKLTRREIDAWFTEKRKSNVLKEEGADMNESNAGSSKEESGETSVGDGAAGTKSGCSTSSKIGKKSPEQLHMLKSSFVRTQWPSPQEYNKLAEETGLPRSEIVSWFGDTRYAWKNGGLKCCPVW
- the ZHX1 gene encoding zinc fingers and homeoboxes protein 1 isoform X2, coding for MASKRKSTTPCMVLANEQDPDLEMVSDLEEGPPVLTPADNPAAEGVTSDEDVHEYVDSDNKKNTNKVEGGYECKYCTFQTPDLNMFTFHVDSEHPNVVLNSSYVCLECNFLTKRYDALSEHNLKHHPGEENFKLTMVKRNNQTIFEQTVNDLTFDGSFVREENAGQADSSEVPSSGISISKTPIMKMMKNKPEAKRIAVFHNVVDDIPGEEKGTENEPNSEEVVENPPPAVSESKPSHSVVCSAADVAGAVVTPAPVLQPGVAQVITAVTAPQNSNLIPKVLIPVNSIPAYNTALDNNPLLLNTYNKFPYPTMSEITVLSSQAKYTEEQIKIWFSAQRLKHGVSWTPEEVEEARRKQFNGTVHTVPQTITVIPAHISAASNGLPSILQTCQIVGQPGLVLTQVAGTNTLPVTAPIALTVAGVPNQTQLQKSQIHSAQPIAETKQVAAVPAPQPIKNESTLMNPDSFGIRAKKTKEQLAELKVSYLKNQFPQDSEIVRLMKITGLTKGEIKKWFSDTRYNQRNSKNNHGIHLNSDSCATIVIDSSDEMNESPTVVTPQSKPSWGTFPDFTPQKFKEKTSEQLQVLQASFLNNPVLTEEEMNRLRAQTKLTRREIDAWFTEKRKSNVLKEEGADMNESNAGSSKEESGETSVGDGAAGTKSGCSTSSKIGKKSPEQLHMLKSSFVRTQWPSPQEYNKLAEETGLPRSEIVSWFGDTRYAWKNGGLKCVISNSKILQFSRYFHKRSPGLVSCFPFPSPFFPASFSLHLFSQYYQLLFLQI